From Solanum lycopersicum chromosome 8, SLM_r2.1, the proteins below share one genomic window:
- the LOC109120875 gene encoding uncharacterized mitochondrial protein AtMg00810-like produces the protein MDQPPGYVDSRHPHLVCKLKKSLYGLKQAPRAWYNRFSSFLQDIGFQTCTHDTSLFTLRHPHGLVIILLYVDDIVITGSSSALISTITKSMHQNFQLKDLGPLHYFLGIEVLRTSSSLLLHQSKYTEELLTRAGMAESKTASTPMVVRPPSTSDSRLFDNPTFYRSIVGGLHYLDVTRPDIQYAVNRVSQSMHAPTEQNFQALKWILCYLKGSSRRGLLFQKGNLEHPVYSDSDWANDKDDRRSTTGYLLFLGPNLISWCTKKQTRVSRSSTEAEYQAMAAGVSEAMWLHHITDALGLPPFRPKIYCDNESTICVTKNPIIHDRMKHVGSDCHFVREHVMVGTMSAHHVPSSEQLEDILTKPLPPSEFHYLATKLPLVSVDQFEGG, from the coding sequence ATGGATCAACCGCCTGGCTACGTTGATTCCCGCCATCCACATCTTGTATGCAAGCTCAAAAAGTCCCTCTATGGCCTCAAGCAggccccccgtgcttggtataatcgtttctcctcttttctgCAGGATATTGGCTTTCAAACGTGCACTCATGACACAAGTTTATTCACTCTCCGACATCCTCATGGCCTAGTCATAATTCTTctctatgttgatgatattgtgaTTACCGGAAGCTCATCTGCTCTTATCTCCACCATCACTAAATCCATGCACCAAAATTTTCAGCTGAAAGATCTTGGCCCTCTACATTACTTCCTTGGCATTGAAGTACTTCGTACCTCCTCCAGTCTCCtacttcatcagtcaaaatacaCTGAGGAGCTTCTCACTCGGGCAGGAATGGCTGAATCTAAAACTGCATCCACTCCAATGGTTGTCCGTCCACCATCCACCTCCGACAGCCGTCTATTCGACAATCCGACCTTCTATCGAAGCATCGTGGGTGGCCTCCACTATCTAGATGTTACTCGTCCAGACATTCAATATGCTGTCAACCGTGTCTCTCAATCCATGCACGCTCCGACTGAACAAAATTTTCAGGCATTAAAATGGATTCTTTGTTATCTAAAGGGTAGCTCACGTCGTGGACTTCTTTTCCAAAAAGGGAATCTGGAGCACCCCGTCTACTCCGACTCTGATTGGGCGAACGACAAGGATGATCGTCGCTCCACCACCGGATACCTACTGTTTCTTGGACCAAATTTAATCTCTTGGTGCACCAAAAAGCAAACAAGGGTATCTCGCTCTTCCACCGAAGCCGAATACCAAGCTATGGCGGCTGGAGTTTCCGAAGCTATGTGGCTTCATCACATTACGGATGCACTTGGTCTTCCTCCCTTTCGGCCAAAGATTTACTGTGACAACGAGTCCACTATTTGCGTTACAAAAAATCCAATCATTCACGATCGTATGAAGCATGTTGGGTCTGACTGCCACTTTGTTCGTGAACATGTCATGGTTGGTACTATGAGCGCACATCATGTTCCTTCTTCCGAACAACTTGAAGACATACTTACCAAACCTCTTCCACCGTCTGAATTTCATTACCTCGCTACCAAGCTTCCCCTCGTATCCGTGGATCAgtttgaggggggataa